The DNA segment TTAACTTTGCGATCGCCGCGCGATCCTGTTCGCTTGCTTCGCCAAGATCAATCGGCAATTCCTCTAGAGGTCGGTCCGTCAGTTTGAACAAACGCCCGTCGCGAAAGTACTTGTACTGGTGGTCCAGCGCAAACACCTCTCGCGAAAACTGTGACTTATCATACCCAGGGCGAGGATCGTACCAACAGAACACCGACTGCCGCGTCCCATCGGACCGTCCAAAGAGCTGCCCAGCAAAACTGACACCATCACACATCACATCTACGGGCAACTTGCTACCAGCAAGCTCAAGTAGCGTGGGCATGAAGTCCGACGCATCAACAAGCGAATCGACGACCGCCGGTTTGACGTGTCCGGGCCACGACACGATCAGCGGCACATGAACTCCGGTTTGCCGCGTCAGTCCTTTTCCACCGTTGATTGTTCGGCCGTCCGATAGCTGCGACGAAACGTCCAAGTGAGTTCCGTTGTCGCTATAGAAAATCACGACCGTGTTCTCACGCAGACCCTTCGACTTTAACCCAACAACCAAGTTACCGATCGCCGTGTCCATGTACTCAATCATGTCAGTCGCATACTCAAGCGACTCAGTCACCGGCTTTTCGGGATCCCAATCATCGCTGTTGGGCGTGGGTACAAAGGGCCAGTGCGGAAGCGCCATGGGATAATAGACAAACGCAGGTTGATCACGGTGACGCCCCAAGAAATCGATCGTCTTATCAACCCAAATGTCCTCGCCAAACTTTCCTGGATACGTTTTCAGCTCACCAGCTTCGCCCGCGGCTCCCTCTAGCATCGTCGGGTTCGCATATCGCGATCCCTTGTCCTCGGTATTGAGCGCATGATAGAGCGCGTACTCATCGAAGCCGGTGTCCTTGGCATGCATGCCCGTACCTCGCCTTTCATCGGATCCAGGAAAATCAGGCGGGTCATACGATTGCAATTGCCACTTTCCAAAGATCGCGGTCGCGTATCCAGCGTCCTTCATCCGATGCCCGAAGGTTGTTTCATTGGGATCAAGCGTGCCAAAGTACGTCCAGTTGCGATGGTTGTACTTGCCGGTCATCAACTGCACTCGTGTCGGGGTGCAAAGCGGCTGAGAGTAAGCGTGAGTGAATCGCACGCCATCTCGGGCAAGCCCATCGAGCGCAGGCGTACGATAGGAAACTCCACCATAGCACCCCAAGCCTTCAATCCCCACATCGTCCGCCATGATCAGCACGATGTTCGGCGGAGCCTCGGCATTGGCGTGAAAACAACAAATCCAAGGTAACAATATCAACAAAATGGATCGCACTGTTTTTCCCGATCGTCTTACGAATAAATATCTCGCCGCGCCGTTCCCGAACATCTGCAACCGTGACACATTGGCATGCAGCTTTATAAACAACCTGCGGCATCCTGTTGCGACTTCTACTTCAATGGTCGGTGTGCTTCATCCATGTACCGTTCCATCTTCTCAACCAATGCGGCATTCGTTGCAGCCACATCGTGCTGTTCGTCAACGTCGTCCGCCAGGTTGTAAAGCTCAATGGAAAGCATCTGTTTTCCCAGCTTCTTCTCGGACGACTGAACCGCCTTCCAATCGCCCATTCGCAACGATCGGCTGGAATACGGTTTCGCATTTCCATGAATGAATTCCATATAGATCGACTGATGCTTTGCTTGTGATTCTTCGTCCCCCAGCAAAGTGGGCAGGAACGAAAGACCATCCACCTGTGCCGGAACGGCTTGGCCAGTGATCTCGGCCATCGTCGGCACAATGTCCCAAAATGCACTGATGTGATCACTGGTTCGTCCGGCAACGATTTTTGCTGGCCAACGTACTAACAGTGGCGTTCGAATTCCGCCTTCGTAAAGGTCACGTTTGTGACCACGAAACGGACCATTCGAATCCCAGAACTCGGGGTCGTGCCCACCTTCCAAGTGAGAACCGTTGTCACTTGAAAAACAAACAATCGTATTTTCATCGACTCCAAGCTCAATCAGCAGGTCAAGAATACTGCCGACCTCGTTATCCAGGTTCTCCATCATCGCCGCAAAACCAGCGATAGGATTTTGAACCGGCGGGCAATCATCGTCCGGCCCGGCGCCGTATGTGCCGATCTTTCCATCGAACTGAGGATACACCTTACGCCATTTTTCATGCAACTGTTTCGGCGCATGCATCGCGGCATGTGGCACCGCGGTCGGGATATAGCAAAAGAACCGCGTTTTGGCACTCACACTCGACCGAATGAACTGTCTCGCATCGTCGACGATCATGTCATGAATGAAAGTTCCCGGTTGAAGCGGTTGCTCGACACCGTCGCGGACAATGCTGGATGGAAAGTAGGTGTGCGCGATCCTCTGACTCTTCCAACCCGAAAAGTGATCGAAACCATGGGTCAGAGGATTCGAGTTGCCGGAGTCCGACGTGATACCGAGCCCCCATTTTCCAAACGCTCCCGTGGCGTAACCTGCATTTTTAAACATTCGTGGAAGCGTGATCATTTTCGGATCCAGCGCGAACGTGTTCTCTTCGCCGTTGCCTCGGCAATGCACGTGCCCAGGATGCTGGCCAGTCATGATCACCGCGCGAGACGGGGAACACACCGTGTTGCCCGAATAGTGATCCGTAAAACGCAGACCTTCGCTAGCGAGCCGATCGATATTGGGCGTCTTCAATTTCTGCTGGCCATAACAACCAAGATCACCGATCCCAAGATCGTCCGCCAAAATGAAGATGACATTCGGACTGTCCGAATCAGCACCGCTAACAGGTTCGACAAAGATGGAAAACGGTATGGTGCAAAGCAAGATCAATGTGATCCATCGAACCATTGCCGGTCTTGTTAGTAGTACCGAAACAAGGCGAATGGGCTGCTTCAACGTCATGGAGATTATTCCTAGTTGCCGGTCAGTTTGGTTTCAAGCGAGCATACCACGACGCGGCGACGGCCTGTGTGATCCACAACGACGATTGGCAATCCACATGTTTGGCTTGCACGGAACGTTGCCTAGATCGTGAAAAGCTCGTCGATAGCTCCAGTCGAGTCACCAAACGAACCTGCCAAAATCCCACATCCACGCAGTGTGCTTAGCCACAGGTTGCACAATGGCGTCTTGGGATCGTCCATCACCAAGTGACGACCATGCTTGAACCCAGCACCCCCGCCGGTCACCAACGTTGGACAGTTCTTCAGCGTGTGAACGCTGCTTAGGTTCGTCCCCATCGTAATCGCTGCGTGATCATACAAACTGGACCCATCCGCCTCTTTTGTCGACTTTAACTTGTCGATGAACTCAGCCAGCAATTTTGCATGCGCCGTATCACGCGATTCCGAGACCGTCCGGCGTTCGCCTTCGGAATAGTGACTCATGCTGTGTGCGCTCATCGACGCACCAAGACTAGCGATCATCGAATCGACTGGCATGCGATACGTAAAGACACGAGTTGCGTCGACTTGCATCGCTGCAACCATGATGTCGTACATCATGCGAATTTCTTCAACGCCCTCAAGTGATTCCTTCGGCTGGCTGACGGAATCTCGAGGCACCTTCTTTTCAACGCCCAACCACGTCTCTTCTTTGGCCAACCGAACTTCGATTTCACGCACCGACTGAAAGTACTCTTCCAATTTTTCGTTGTCGGCACGATTGATTTTTCGGTTCACCGACCTTGCATCCGACAACACGGTATCAAGCACACTGCGTTGTTCCTTCAATCGTTGTTGCTGTACCGCTAGCGGCGTATTGTCTTGCGAGAACAGGCGATGGAACGCCGCAACGGGCGTATCGAGTCCTGCAACGGGCTTCCCCGATCGATTCCACGCCAATGACGATCCCGGCCCGTGACCGTCGTTCGAGGCACCTTTGGCGGCAAGCTGGATCGATGTGAAACGAGTCTGTTCGCCCAACGTTTCAGCAGCAACTTGATCGACCGAAATCGTGTTATGAAAACTCTGCCCCGGAATCGCGTACCGGTTCGCACCCGTCAACCAGAAAGTGCTTCCCGAGTGACCGTCAGCGGAATACTGGTGCATCAGATTCTGAATGATCGTGATGTCCTTCTGATGCTTTGCCAACGGTTTAAGAATTTCTGGCAACTCATAGTTTTCGCCAACGGTATTCACATCGGGATACCAACGGTCGGCTGTCACTCCAAATCCCATCCCCAAGAACACCATTCGCTTTGGTGGCCCACTGTCGATCGGCGCGGCCGACGCGAACCGCCGGAATCCAAACGACTCGAGCGCGGGCAACGCGATCAGTGCACTTGTGCTGCGAAGAAAACCACGACGTTGAATTTGTTTGCGTTTGCTCATTACCGTCTCGTCTAAGTAAGGAAGGGATGGTCGTTTGAAGTGAACTGGTAACGAACT comes from the Rubripirellula reticaptiva genome and includes:
- a CDS encoding sulfatase-like hydrolase/transferase — its product is MRSILLILLPWICCFHANAEAPPNIVLIMADDVGIEGLGCYGGVSYRTPALDGLARDGVRFTHAYSQPLCTPTRVQLMTGKYNHRNWTYFGTLDPNETTFGHRMKDAGYATAIFGKWQLQSYDPPDFPGSDERRGTGMHAKDTGFDEYALYHALNTEDKGSRYANPTMLEGAAGEAGELKTYPGKFGEDIWVDKTIDFLGRHRDQPAFVYYPMALPHWPFVPTPNSDDWDPEKPVTESLEYATDMIEYMDTAIGNLVVGLKSKGLRENTVVIFYSDNGTHLDVSSQLSDGRTINGGKGLTRQTGVHVPLIVSWPGHVKPAVVDSLVDASDFMPTLLELAGSKLPVDVMCDGVSFAGQLFGRSDGTRQSVFCWYDPRPGYDKSQFSREVFALDHQYKYFRDGRLFKLTDRPLEELPIDLGEASEQDRAAIAKLKHVIDSAMAGVAEPPLVDMYGESIQSQ
- a CDS encoding arylsulfatase yields the protein MTLKQPIRLVSVLLTRPAMVRWITLILLCTIPFSIFVEPVSGADSDSPNVIFILADDLGIGDLGCYGQQKLKTPNIDRLASEGLRFTDHYSGNTVCSPSRAVIMTGQHPGHVHCRGNGEENTFALDPKMITLPRMFKNAGYATGAFGKWGLGITSDSGNSNPLTHGFDHFSGWKSQRIAHTYFPSSIVRDGVEQPLQPGTFIHDMIVDDARQFIRSSVSAKTRFFCYIPTAVPHAAMHAPKQLHEKWRKVYPQFDGKIGTYGAGPDDDCPPVQNPIAGFAAMMENLDNEVGSILDLLIELGVDENTIVCFSSDNGSHLEGGHDPEFWDSNGPFRGHKRDLYEGGIRTPLLVRWPAKIVAGRTSDHISAFWDIVPTMAEITGQAVPAQVDGLSFLPTLLGDEESQAKHQSIYMEFIHGNAKPYSSRSLRMGDWKAVQSSEKKLGKQMLSIELYNLADDVDEQHDVAATNAALVEKMERYMDEAHRPLK
- a CDS encoding DUF1552 domain-containing protein, encoding MSKRKQIQRRGFLRSTSALIALPALESFGFRRFASAAPIDSGPPKRMVFLGMGFGVTADRWYPDVNTVGENYELPEILKPLAKHQKDITIIQNLMHQYSADGHSGSTFWLTGANRYAIPGQSFHNTISVDQVAAETLGEQTRFTSIQLAAKGASNDGHGPGSSLAWNRSGKPVAGLDTPVAAFHRLFSQDNTPLAVQQQRLKEQRSVLDTVLSDARSVNRKINRADNEKLEEYFQSVREIEVRLAKEETWLGVEKKVPRDSVSQPKESLEGVEEIRMMYDIMVAAMQVDATRVFTYRMPVDSMIASLGASMSAHSMSHYSEGERRTVSESRDTAHAKLLAEFIDKLKSTKEADGSSLYDHAAITMGTNLSSVHTLKNCPTLVTGGGAGFKHGRHLVMDDPKTPLCNLWLSTLRGCGILAGSFGDSTGAIDELFTI